Genomic window (Methanobacterium sp.):
TCACAGAATTTATAAACATTTCCATGGTAATTTAAATAAAAAACATTATTTTTGTAGGTTGTAGTGAAATCAAGATTCCTAAATAAGTATTTATTGGCAATAAAACATTTTATCCTATTTTTGAACTGGCCTTCAGGGAAATATGAGAAAAAAATATCGCCAAGAACAGTATTTAAACGTTTTTTCATTGTACACCGATATTTAAATTTATATACTTTGCATTTTTTTTTATCATCCAATTAAACGCGATATAATACATCTAATTAAGGTTAATTATAATTAAAAATTACTAATAAGCAAATCTTAACCATAATGCTATATAGTGATTTGTGTTAACCATTATTCATAACTTAATAGGTACTTTCAATGAAAATTTTAATTTTAGTAGAATCACTAAAAGTCGGGGGTGGATCAGAAAGATTCGCTGCAACCCTAGGATCCCGACTTCATGACCACGGTTACCATGTGTCCTATTTAACTTTGATGGATGAAAACCCAAAATATGACTGCAAAGGCCAGTATTACACTCTCAATATGGGTGATATATATGCAAATTATCAAAAACCCGGGTTTTATTTAAAACGTGGATTCAATCTTCTAAAATATTCACCTCAGGTCAAAAAATTCTGTGAAGACTTAAACATCGACACCATCATCTCAGTATCTGAGATCGCCAATTTTTATGCAGTTTTAAGTCGCTGGCTTTTTAAAAATAAGGTTCGCATAATCGCATCCCAACATATCAATCCCGAGATCTTTCTAGATAGCCCCATACACTACTGGTTGATGAAATTCTTTTATCATCGTGCTGATGAAGTGGTGTGCGTTTCTCGTGAAGTTGAAAGAATTCTCAACAAAGATTATGATCTTGAAAACACACAAACCATCTATAATATGATGGATACTGAAGAAAACATCAAATTATCAGAAGAAAATCTGCCAAGTAAATTTAGAAACTTATTCACAGAAAACAACTACTTTAATTTCATAAACATCGGCCGGTTAAATCGGCAGAAGGGGCAGTGGTTTTTGATTCGGAGTTTTCGGCGTGTGGTGGATG
Coding sequences:
- a CDS encoding glycosyltransferase, whose amino-acid sequence is MKILILVESLKVGGGSERFAATLGSRLHDHGYHVSYLTLMDENPKYDCKGQYYTLNMGDIYANYQKPGFYLKRGFNLLKYSPQVKKFCEDLNIDTIISVSEIANFYAVLSRWLFKNKVRIIASQHINPEIFLDSPIHYWLMKFFYHRADEVVCVSREVERILNKDYDLENTQTIYNMMDTEENIKLSEENLPSKFRNLFTENNYFNFINIGRLNRQKGQWFLIRSFRRVVDEYENARLFILGDGPLKTKLDDLIHDLDLARNVFLLGEQENVFPFLKKSNCFVFSSLWEGLPLTLIEALSMNLPIISTDCKTGPREVLCPELDLDGNIDYPYLGKYAILTRTFPNNLLFKSLDEVPLDDDEQILSDMMIKMIKDTDMKEKYSHGRQRSETFSYKKIINKWDEIIGK